In one window of Sphingomonas sp. BGYR3 DNA:
- a CDS encoding amidohydrolase yields MRCAAMAAACALAGTAMSATAAEREKKSDGAKKGGETYNRDPFPSTYKPYPGVPTLIVNATVLDGEGQQIDGGAVLFADGKIVAVGPNAAALNVPAGTTTIDAAGKWVTPGIIDVHSHLGDYPSPGVDAHSDGNEATGPVTADVWAEHSVWPQDPGFSRALANGGVTALQILPGSANLMGGRSVTLKNVYARTVQGMKFPGAPYGLKMACGENPKRVYGSRGRQPSTRMGNVAVDRQTWAKAREYDRKWDKYEKEGGEAPTRDIAMDTLRGVLDGEIIVHNHCYRADEMAIVLDMAKEFGYKLGTFHHAVEAYKIGDLLKERDACAAVWADWWGFKMESYDMVPENLALVDRAGACAMIHSDDANGIQRLNQEVAKVLADAKRAGMEYTKGQAWRWLSLHPAKAMGIDKMTGSLVAGKMADVVLWNGDPFSVYTRPERVWIDGALMFDANNPALRPVSDFELGQPGEGDVK; encoded by the coding sequence ATGCGGTGCGCAGCGATGGCCGCTGCGTGCGCGCTGGCCGGAACAGCGATGTCCGCCACCGCCGCGGAGCGGGAGAAAAAATCGGACGGAGCCAAGAAGGGCGGGGAAACCTATAACCGCGATCCTTTCCCGTCGACCTACAAGCCCTATCCGGGCGTGCCGACGCTGATCGTCAACGCAACCGTGCTGGACGGCGAGGGGCAGCAGATCGATGGCGGTGCAGTGCTGTTTGCGGATGGCAAGATCGTCGCGGTCGGGCCAAATGCCGCCGCGCTGAACGTACCCGCCGGCACGACCACGATCGACGCCGCCGGCAAATGGGTGACGCCCGGCATCATCGACGTGCACAGCCATCTGGGCGATTATCCCAGCCCCGGCGTGGACGCGCATTCCGACGGCAATGAAGCGACCGGCCCGGTGACGGCGGACGTATGGGCCGAACATTCGGTCTGGCCGCAGGACCCCGGTTTTTCGCGCGCACTGGCCAATGGCGGCGTGACCGCGCTTCAGATCCTGCCGGGATCGGCGAACCTGATGGGCGGTCGTTCGGTAACGCTGAAGAACGTCTATGCCCGCACGGTTCAGGGGATGAAGTTTCCCGGCGCGCCATATGGCCTGAAAATGGCGTGCGGCGAGAATCCCAAGCGCGTCTATGGATCGCGCGGACGCCAGCCGTCGACGCGCATGGGTAACGTCGCGGTCGATCGGCAGACCTGGGCGAAGGCACGCGAGTATGACCGCAAGTGGGACAAGTATGAAAAGGAGGGCGGCGAAGCGCCGACCCGCGACATCGCCATGGACACGCTGCGCGGCGTGCTGGACGGCGAGATCATCGTCCACAACCACTGCTACCGCGCCGATGAAATGGCCATCGTCCTCGATATGGCCAAGGAGTTCGGCTACAAGCTGGGCACGTTCCACCATGCGGTTGAGGCGTACAAGATCGGCGACCTGTTGAAGGAACGCGACGCCTGTGCCGCCGTCTGGGCCGACTGGTGGGGCTTCAAGATGGAAAGCTATGACATGGTGCCGGAAAACCTGGCGCTGGTCGATCGCGCGGGTGCGTGCGCGATGATCCATTCGGACGATGCCAACGGCATCCAGCGGCTGAACCAGGAAGTTGCCAAGGTGCTGGCCGACGCCAAGCGGGCGGGCATGGAATACACCAAGGGGCAGGCATGGCGATGGCTGTCGCTGCACCCGGCAAAGGCGATGGGCATCGACAAGATGACCGGCAGCCTGGTCGCCGGAAAGATGGCGGACGTGGTGCTGTGGAACGGCGATCCGTTCAGCGTCTATACCCGGCCCGAACGGGTGTGGATCGACGGCGCGCTGATGTTCGACGCCAATAACCCCGCGCTTCGCCCCGTGTCCGATTTCGAGCTGGGCCAGCCCGGCGAGGGAGATGTGAAATGA
- a CDS encoding amidohydrolase family protein: protein MIARLMFSAAALAFALPAAAQTVAITNAKLVTGDGSAPKDGGTVVIQNGKVVAAGVGVAVPAGVKTVDAGGKWVTPGLVAGFTRMGIVEVDAVGDTNDTSASGSPFNAAIDIAPAVNPRVSAIQLNRAEGITRAVVAPDTAGSIFAGQGAVIDLGVDTDPVTRAKAFQFMEYGESGARSAGGSRPAALAMLRNTLFEVKAYAASPAAYLDRGKDALLTRADAEALVPVLNGRQKLLVHVERAADMRTLIAIKREFPTLDLVFVGASEGWTLASEIAAAGIPVMASALVDLPESFDQLASTQSNIGRMAAAGVKIGIGMINDNEARQAHLAKQYAGNLVALTKVPGASGLSWGQAFAAISSGPASVLGLTDIGSLAPGKRGDVVIWDGDPLEIGSAAQAVYIDGVEQPLQNRQTRLFKRYAQPQEGALPKAYER, encoded by the coding sequence ATGATCGCCCGCCTGATGTTTTCCGCGGCGGCGCTTGCGTTCGCCCTTCCCGCTGCCGCCCAGACGGTGGCCATCACCAATGCCAAGCTGGTCACCGGCGATGGTTCCGCGCCCAAGGACGGCGGCACCGTGGTCATCCAGAACGGCAAGGTCGTTGCCGCCGGGGTCGGCGTTGCCGTGCCGGCCGGGGTCAAGACCGTCGATGCCGGTGGCAAATGGGTGACCCCAGGCCTGGTCGCGGGCTTTACCCGGATGGGTATTGTCGAGGTGGATGCCGTTGGCGACACCAATGACACCAGCGCCAGCGGATCGCCGTTCAACGCCGCGATCGACATTGCTCCGGCGGTCAATCCGCGGGTCAGCGCCATCCAGCTGAACCGGGCAGAGGGGATCACCCGCGCCGTGGTCGCGCCCGACACGGCGGGATCGATCTTTGCCGGGCAGGGCGCGGTCATCGACCTGGGCGTCGATACCGATCCCGTGACGCGGGCCAAGGCGTTCCAGTTCATGGAATATGGCGAATCAGGCGCGCGCTCGGCGGGTGGCAGCCGCCCGGCGGCGCTGGCGATGCTGCGCAACACCCTGTTTGAGGTAAAGGCCTATGCCGCCAGCCCGGCGGCCTATCTGGACCGGGGCAAGGACGCGCTCTTGACCCGCGCCGATGCAGAGGCGCTGGTCCCCGTGCTGAACGGCCGGCAAAAGCTGCTGGTCCATGTCGAGCGCGCCGCGGATATGCGCACGCTGATCGCGATCAAGCGCGAATTTCCGACGCTGGACCTGGTGTTCGTCGGCGCGAGTGAGGGCTGGACGCTGGCCAGCGAGATCGCCGCGGCTGGCATTCCCGTGATGGCATCGGCGCTGGTCGACCTGCCCGAAAGCTTTGACCAGCTTGCCTCGACCCAGTCGAACATCGGCCGCATGGCCGCCGCCGGGGTCAAGATCGGCATCGGCATGATCAACGACAACGAGGCGCGTCAGGCGCATCTGGCCAAGCAATATGCCGGCAATCTGGTCGCGCTGACCAAGGTGCCGGGCGCATCGGGCCTGAGCTGGGGTCAGGCGTTTGCCGCGATCAGTTCCGGCCCGGCGTCGGTGCTCGGCCTGACCGATATCGGATCGCTGGCCCCCGGCAAGCGCGGCGATGTCGTGATTTGGGACGGCGATCCGCTGGAAATCGGCTCTGCGGCGCAGGCGGTCTATATCGACGGGGTCGAACAGCCGCTGCAGAACCGGCAGACCCGCCTGTTCAAGCGCTATGCCCAGCCGCAGGAAGGCGCGCTGCCGAAAGCGTATGAGCGGTAA
- a CDS encoding NADH:ubiquinone oxidoreductase subunit NDUFA12, whose amino-acid sequence MGLLGSIFTWWNGATFGTHMGLRGKKRVGSDALGNVYYEGGRDTAGNPRRWVIYSGANDSSRVPPDWFSWLHHQIEGTPDESLPPVRVFEKPATPNLTGTGLAYRPPGALEAGGRRARATGDYEAWTPDA is encoded by the coding sequence ATGGGACTGCTCGGCTCGATCTTCACGTGGTGGAACGGCGCCACCTTTGGCACGCATATGGGTCTGCGCGGCAAGAAGCGCGTTGGTTCGGATGCACTCGGCAATGTCTATTACGAGGGCGGGCGCGATACCGCCGGTAATCCGCGCCGCTGGGTGATCTATTCCGGGGCCAATGATTCCAGCCGCGTGCCGCCCGACTGGTTCAGCTGGCTGCACCATCAGATCGAGGGGACGCCCGACGAATCGCTGCCGCCGGTGCGCGTGTTCGAAAAACCGGCGACGCCGAACCTGACCGGCACTGGCCTGGCCTATCGCCCGCCCGGCGCGCTGGAGGCGGGGGGGCGCCGCGCCCGCGCCACCGGCGATTATGAAGCATGGACGCCGGACGCTTGA